From the Arvicola amphibius chromosome 2, mArvAmp1.2, whole genome shotgun sequence genome, one window contains:
- the Znf32 gene encoding zinc finger protein 32 isoform X2: MTEAHKYDSEATGSSSWDFQSSFRREKLEQKSPDSKTLQEDSPGVRQKVYDCQECGKSFRQKGSLTLHERIHTGQKPFECTQCGKSFRAKGNLVTHQRIHTGEKPYQCKECGKSFSQRGSLAVHERLHTGQKPYECAICQRSFRNQSNLAVHRRVHSGEKPYRCDQCGKAFSQKGSLIVHIRVHTGLKPYACSHCRKSFHTRGNCILHGKIHTGETPYLCGQCGKSFTQRGSLAVHQRSCSQRLTL; this comes from the coding sequence ATGACAGAAGCCCACAAGTATGACTCAGAGGCCACAGGATCTTCAAGCTGGGATTTCCAGAGTTCGTTCAGAAGAGAGAAGCTGGAACAGAAGTCCCCAGATTCTAAGACACTACAGGAAGACTCACCTGGAGTGAGGCAGAAGGTCTATGATTGCCAGGAATGTGGGAAATCTTTCCGGCAGAAAGGTAGTCTAACATTGCATGAGAGAATCCACACTGGCCAGAAGCCCTTTGAGTGCACCCAGTGTGGAAAAAGCTTCAGGGCCAAAGGCAATCTAGTTACACATCAGCGGatccacacaggagagaagccCTATCAGTGCAAAGAGTGTGGGAAAAGCTTTAGTCAGCGAGGCAGTCTAGCTGTGCATGAGAGACTCCACACTGGacagaaaccctatgaatgtgcCATTTGCCAGAGAAGCTTCCGGAATCAAAGTAACCTTGCTGTTCACCGAAGAGTTCACAGTGGCGAGAAGCCCTATAGATGTGACCAGTGTGGAAAGGCTTTCAGTCAGAAGGGAAGCCTGATTGTCCACATCAGAGTTCACACAGGTCTGAAGCCCTATGCGTGTTCCCACTGCAGGAAGAGCTTCCACACCAGGGGCAACTGCATTCTGCATGGGAAAATCCACACAGGAGAGACACCCTATCTCTGTGGCCAGTGTGGGAAAAGTTTCACTCAGAGAGGGAGCCTGGCTGTGCACCAGCGAAGCTGCTCGCAGAGGCTCACCCTGTAA
- the Znf32 gene encoding zinc finger protein 32 isoform X1 has translation MFGFPAATLLDCHGRYAQNVAFFNVMTEAHKYDSEATGSSSWDFQSSFRREKLEQKSPDSKTLQEDSPGVRQKVYDCQECGKSFRQKGSLTLHERIHTGQKPFECTQCGKSFRAKGNLVTHQRIHTGEKPYQCKECGKSFSQRGSLAVHERLHTGQKPYECAICQRSFRNQSNLAVHRRVHSGEKPYRCDQCGKAFSQKGSLIVHIRVHTGLKPYACSHCRKSFHTRGNCILHGKIHTGETPYLCGQCGKSFTQRGSLAVHQRSCSQRLTL, from the coding sequence ATGTGATGACAGAAGCCCACAAGTATGACTCAGAGGCCACAGGATCTTCAAGCTGGGATTTCCAGAGTTCGTTCAGAAGAGAGAAGCTGGAACAGAAGTCCCCAGATTCTAAGACACTACAGGAAGACTCACCTGGAGTGAGGCAGAAGGTCTATGATTGCCAGGAATGTGGGAAATCTTTCCGGCAGAAAGGTAGTCTAACATTGCATGAGAGAATCCACACTGGCCAGAAGCCCTTTGAGTGCACCCAGTGTGGAAAAAGCTTCAGGGCCAAAGGCAATCTAGTTACACATCAGCGGatccacacaggagagaagccCTATCAGTGCAAAGAGTGTGGGAAAAGCTTTAGTCAGCGAGGCAGTCTAGCTGTGCATGAGAGACTCCACACTGGacagaaaccctatgaatgtgcCATTTGCCAGAGAAGCTTCCGGAATCAAAGTAACCTTGCTGTTCACCGAAGAGTTCACAGTGGCGAGAAGCCCTATAGATGTGACCAGTGTGGAAAGGCTTTCAGTCAGAAGGGAAGCCTGATTGTCCACATCAGAGTTCACACAGGTCTGAAGCCCTATGCGTGTTCCCACTGCAGGAAGAGCTTCCACACCAGGGGCAACTGCATTCTGCATGGGAAAATCCACACAGGAGAGACACCCTATCTCTGTGGCCAGTGTGGGAAAAGTTTCACTCAGAGAGGGAGCCTGGCTGTGCACCAGCGAAGCTGCTCGCAGAGGCTCACCCTGTAA